The genomic segment AAAGAGGGTGCAGTGAGGGAGACAGCGGAGGATTCCCAAATCGGGCGGCGATTGCCGCCGCCCGTGGTCAGAACTACAGCTGATAGCGCGCCATCACCTGACGGTGGCGCGTTTCATCAAGCCCGCCCGTCAGCGCGACGTCGAGCCAGTGGATAGGGTGCTCCCAGCTCTGCGTCAGCTCGCGGAGCATGGCGTCCACTTCCAGCGCAGAAACGGACTGCGGCATCGCCAGCATAAAGTAGATGCCGGGCAGCGTTTCGCCGCTTTCGCTGTCTGTCACCTCATAATCCGATTCACAGTGGACCCAGACCGCGCCGCCGCGCTCGCGCACGTCGCCGACGAAGGCGTTAAACGCCTCTTCACCCGGATCCACGCCGTCGATAAACCAGCTCGGCGCATAGTTGCCCGGCTCCAGCGTTTTCACGACGTTATGCAACGGAATGAAGTTCTCGCGCTCTTTTTCGTCTTCCGGCGGTGTGTTGAGCAGATTGGCATCGAACACCACGGACTCGTTCATATGCTGCGGCGTTTTACGCCATGACGGCTGGAACACGCGTGCCGTTACCGGGCCGGTACGCTGGGCGAAATAGAAATGCTCGTCGTGGTTCTCAAAAAAGCGCAGGCGTACGGTGCCCCACTGTTCCTCAACAGGGCCTTCCTCCGTGCTGAACTGCATACCAAGACGCGCGCTGGCCTGACGTACCGTCGCCCAGTCTTCGCTGGCGCTGGCGGCGGTCAGCAGATCCCAGAGCACATTGCTGGGATCCTCTTCACGCGCTTCCAGCATCTCTACCGCGTTGTTCAGATAGGTGGTAGCGCGGTCATACGCTTTCTGGCGCATGGCCGCCTGGCCTGCCAGCAGCCATGGGGCGATCTTTTGCTGGCCCTGTGGCGTATCTTTCAGCGCATGGCTTAAGGTTTCCAGGTTTTCCCAGTCTTCCTGCGCCTGCGCCACCTGCGCTTTAAACCACAGTGCCACATGCGCCAGCGTGTCGGTGTAGGTTCCGGCGAGCGCCAGGATCTCATCGTAACGACGCGCGTTAATAAGGGCCGAGAGCAGATGGAAAAGCGGTGACGCTTCTTCCTGCGGATGGCGTTTCTGCCAGCCGAGCAGCAGGTCGATAGCCTCGCCGTGCGCCTGACACGCTTCCAGTGCCGAAGCCGCCAGCATCAGCAGTTGTTCATCGTCCGGGCGTTGTGCTGAAGCCAGCATCAGCCACTGGGCTTCCTGTTCCGGATCGCGGATAACCCCTTCCTGCTCACCGCGCGCCTCGAGCCACGCCATCAGCGATTCAGCCGGCACCGGTAGCTCGACGTCGGTTTCCATCGCGGCAATCTGGCGCTCAAGTGCCGACAGCGCTTCGTCTTCATCGCGGGGGTTACGCAGACGCGCGGCGGCCTGTTTTGCCTGCGCCAGGGCGCGACGCGCGACCCAGGTTGCTCCACGCCCCAGCGCCATGCCGATATGCGTTTTCGCGACCGTCACGGCCTCGCGCCATGCCTGCACGTCCAGGCGCTGTTCCAGAATCAGTTGCAACGCGCTGCCGGTCTGCCAGTTGTTATAAGCGGGGTTCACGCGGGCCAGTTGCTCGACGATGCGCACCCAGCGCATACGGTTGTAGGCCGTGAGTCTGTCCCACGGCATCAGCCATTCGCGGGCCTCTTCGTCGCGGCCCATCAGCGCCAGGACTTCCGCTTTCATCATCATCAGGACCTGACGTGACTGCTCGCTGCTGTTTTCCATCTCTTCTTCATGCAGCTTTTCAATCACTGCCAGCGCCTCGTCATAACGGCCAAGCATGGTCAGCGCCTGCGCTTCGTTTTCCTTCAGGCCGTTTACGTCTTCTTCGCCAGCCGCGCGGCGTTTTTCCATCTGTTGATAGATAAAGGCCAGTGCCTGTTCAACATCGCCTTTATCGACCATCGCAAAGAACTGCTCTTCAGAAAGACAAAGGAAGCAGCTGCGCAGCGGCGTGATTTTTGACAGCGTCTCCTGACAGACAGCGATACGCTCGTCCGCCCAGCCCGGGCCATCAACATTGCTGTAGCAGGCACTGAGATCCTGGGTCACGCAAATCGACTGCGGACACTCTGCGGCATCGGCCTGGTGGGCGCGCTCAAACAGCGCGACGACATCGCCCAGCGCTTTTTCGCCTTCGCCGAGGTTACCGATGCGGTGGCGCATCTCCCAGTGACCGACCATAACTTCCACCCACGGATTACCTGCCGTTTTCTTCAGCGCGCGCGCCTCTGGCAGTAACGCTTCGGTTTTACCGGTCTGTACTTCAACAACGGAATCGATCAGCCTATCGACATGTTGCGTGATCCAGGGTTTGCCTGCTTCCTCCAGGTCCCGCTGATATTGCTCATACCATGCCCAGATATTCATTGGTCGCTTCCTTCTTTTGTAGGGGTAATAAGTTGCGCAGTGATGCAACTGAATGTGTCCAGCGCCTGGCGAAAGTCGTACTCACGGGAATCTCCCGTTGCCAGAGCAAGTATAATTTTGAGGCTTTTTAGTAACTGGGTTGCTCCGGGCGCGATGGGTCGCCCGGCCTGCCAGGCCTCTGATAAGGCTTTTACCGCAGGATTGTTAAAATTGATGTAGAGGCGCACCGGTGCCTGCTGCTCGATTTTGCTGGCGAACTGGCGTGCGAGCATCAGCGCGGCGGTGCTCATGCGGCGATCGGCCTCGTCCTGCTCCAGCCGCGCTTTTAACTCGGCCTCGCGGTTAACAACCATCACGAGCGGCAGCGTGGCCGGTTCAAAGGAAGACATCACGCACTCTTCATCATCGCGCAGCTGTTCGCTCCACCAGTTCGCTTCTTCCGGGCTGACGTCATGCAGCGCGAAAAGCTGCTCGTTACCCGCCGAGGTGCCAACTTCCACCAGGCGCGCGCCGTACAGTGTCGCCCAGCGGCGCAGGAACGGTACGACCGCGTAACGGTACCCCAGCGCGACCGGACGCCCGGAGAGGCGGAACAGCATCTCTTCAAAACCACCCTCTTCGCTGAGCATCACGTTCAGCGTGTTGTTCTGGCGCAGCGCCTTCGCTGGCAGGTCACCCTGCGAGGTGGGAATAAGCAATTCATCCTTGAGCAGATCAAAGAGGCGATCGTCACAGATAGCAGCCCCGAGCAGCGCTTCGTTATGGCGCACCAGCACACGACGCCAGACGGCGGGCTGCTGTTTCGCAAGATCGGCAAGGCCGTCGATCAATGCCTCGGTCAACGCCGCCTGGGTGGCGTACCACGTCATGTCGCGCTGTAAATCTTCACGGCTGGCGGTTGGCGTAAGGCGACTGGACTCAATCACGCCGCCGACAAACCCTGCCCACGACGGCAGCAGTTCACGCGCCTGATCGTCCAGCAGCATACCGCGCAGGAATAGCGACAGGTTGCGGTTATCGCTGGTGCCGTAAGTGGCGCCGTCCTGCAGCCACAACATTCCTACCGCGTCGCTGTCACCAGACGGCTCCACAAGGAGCGTGCAGAGCGGGGTAAAGGCGCGCTCAAAGCGGCTCGCAAATTCGATATTCTGTTTCTGGCGCAGCGCCGGATGCAGCGTCACGCCATCTTCAGAGGCGACGCGCCAGGGCGGTGTCAGATGATTGACCGCGGTGTCTTCTTCGCCCACAAACAGCGGTTCTTTCATTAATATGCAGTAGCGGCCCAGCACATCACCCAACAGTTTGTTATTCGCGAGGTATAAAAACTCCTCTTTGAGGTGCAGCGTGACGGTCGTGCCCGGATCTCGTGGTGTCGCAGCGGTAACGCTATACGTTTCGCCGCTGGCGGAGGCGTAAAGCCAGCCTTCGCCCGGCGCTTTCCAGGACGTGGTATGCACGGTAACCCGCTCCGCCAGCACAAAGGCGGAGAGAAAACCCAGCCCAAACATCCCGATAAGCCCGGTGTCGTCATCCTGCTGGCGTAAATGGCGGGTATAGCCCACGCCGACGGTTGCCAGGAAATCGTGGATCTCCTGTTCAGTCAGGCCTGAGCCGGTATCATGAATAACGATGGTGCGCCGTTGCGCGTCGCCCGTGACGCGGATCTCCGCACGCGGTTCCGCCGCGCCCTCTTCCAGCCGTCGTCTGACAATCGCGTCATGCGCGTTTTGCACCAGCTCACGGATGGCGACCATCGGTGTGGAGTAAAGGTGTTTGCTGAGCACCTGCATTAACCCCGGCAGATTCACCGGCGTCTCGTGTTGTCCTGTTAATGGCGCGGTAATGAGGTTATCCACTGTGACTCTCTGTATTTTCCGGCTGTGGTTGTCGGTAGCCATACCGGGCGCCGCGCGTGCGCGCTGTCGCCTTTCGGCAGGCATAAGGGAGAGATGATAAGGGGGTATGGGCGCGGGGTATACTATCATTCCCGATAGTTTTCCAGGCCAGGCGGATCGCCGCTGCGTTCTCTCTCTTCATAAGAATACACAACGCTGGCTTTTCGGCGCGGCACTCGCGAAAGAAAACGAGTGCCGCGGTTAAATTAACGCAATGCGTGATATTTTCACGTAACGTGATGCGTTATTTAACGGGTAAAGATGTGCGATTTAAATAGCCATAACACTGCCAAAAAAGAAATATAAATCATATGGCGCTTTTCATCTCATTTTTAAAAGAAAGACTATTGTATGCGCGAGTGCTTAAGGCTTTCTGTCTTACGCTCATGTGAGGGAAAGAAGCCCCCAGAAATAGTTCTGTTAAGCCGAGGCTATCCCTCAACTTAAGGCAATTTGAGATTTGCCTTTTACTCATCGATTTGCAAGAAGTAAAAGGCATGATGCCACGGCGTTATTTACTGGCCTGTTTATTAGTGGTCAGCGTAACTCTTTTGATTTTTACATTAATGAATCGAAGTATGTTATGCGAGCTTACCATCAGACGCGGTAACCAGGCGGTGGCGGCTAAGCCTTCCTGTACGGAGAAGTGAAGCTCTCCCGGGTGGGGTTACCTCGCCCGGTGATGAGTTCTTAATGCACCCAATCCCCTTGCTCTTATTTAAGAGTTTCATTAATCCGCTGAACGGGGATTTATCCTTGGTGATTTATAAGTGCATGGGTATTTTCATCACGCAATTCAATACAACAAATTCGACGAGATTACACCCGCACTTTTATTTTTTTCGTTCAGAGCATGATGGTTTACGACGGGCGCTTAAGGCTTCCTGTCTTAAGCTAATGTGAGAGACAGAAAGAAGAAAGCCCGGACAATATTCTTATTAACCCAAGGCTAATCTCAAATCCCAACGAGTGGAGATTAGCCGCTTACTTGCCGAAAGGTAAAGCGTTAAAGGCATAACGCTACTGAGATAGCTGTTCGCCTCTTTCGTTGTATTTTGCGTCACGCTATGACGTTTCACTTTAATTAACCACGGCATGTTATATGAGTTAACA from the Cronobacter condimenti 1330 genome contains:
- a CDS encoding tetratricopeptide repeat protein; the encoded protein is MNIWAWYEQYQRDLEEAGKPWITQHVDRLIDSVVEVQTGKTEALLPEARALKKTAGNPWVEVMVGHWEMRHRIGNLGEGEKALGDVVALFERAHQADAAECPQSICVTQDLSACYSNVDGPGWADERIAVCQETLSKITPLRSCFLCLSEEQFFAMVDKGDVEQALAFIYQQMEKRRAAGEEDVNGLKENEAQALTMLGRYDEALAVIEKLHEEEMENSSEQSRQVLMMMKAEVLALMGRDEEAREWLMPWDRLTAYNRMRWVRIVEQLARVNPAYNNWQTGSALQLILEQRLDVQAWREAVTVAKTHIGMALGRGATWVARRALAQAKQAAARLRNPRDEDEALSALERQIAAMETDVELPVPAESLMAWLEARGEQEGVIRDPEQEAQWLMLASAQRPDDEQLLMLAASALEACQAHGEAIDLLLGWQKRHPQEEASPLFHLLSALINARRYDEILALAGTYTDTLAHVALWFKAQVAQAQEDWENLETLSHALKDTPQGQQKIAPWLLAGQAAMRQKAYDRATTYLNNAVEMLEAREEDPSNVLWDLLTAASASEDWATVRQASARLGMQFSTEEGPVEEQWGTVRLRFFENHDEHFYFAQRTGPVTARVFQPSWRKTPQHMNESVVFDANLLNTPPEDEKERENFIPLHNVVKTLEPGNYAPSWFIDGVDPGEEAFNAFVGDVRERGGAVWVHCESDYEVTDSESGETLPGIYFMLAMPQSVSALEVDAMLRELTQSWEHPIHWLDVALTGGLDETRHRQVMARYQL
- a CDS encoding ATP-binding protein, which encodes MDNLITAPLTGQHETPVNLPGLMQVLSKHLYSTPMVAIRELVQNAHDAIVRRRLEEGAAEPRAEIRVTGDAQRRTIVIHDTGSGLTEQEIHDFLATVGVGYTRHLRQQDDDTGLIGMFGLGFLSAFVLAERVTVHTTSWKAPGEGWLYASASGETYSVTAATPRDPGTTVTLHLKEEFLYLANNKLLGDVLGRYCILMKEPLFVGEEDTAVNHLTPPWRVASEDGVTLHPALRQKQNIEFASRFERAFTPLCTLLVEPSGDSDAVGMLWLQDGATYGTSDNRNLSLFLRGMLLDDQARELLPSWAGFVGGVIESSRLTPTASREDLQRDMTWYATQAALTEALIDGLADLAKQQPAVWRRVLVRHNEALLGAAICDDRLFDLLKDELLIPTSQGDLPAKALRQNNTLNVMLSEEGGFEEMLFRLSGRPVALGYRYAVVPFLRRWATLYGARLVEVGTSAGNEQLFALHDVSPEEANWWSEQLRDDEECVMSSFEPATLPLVMVVNREAELKARLEQDEADRRMSTAALMLARQFASKIEQQAPVRLYINFNNPAVKALSEAWQAGRPIAPGATQLLKSLKIILALATGDSREYDFRQALDTFSCITAQLITPTKEGSDQ
- a CDS encoding Hok/Gef family protein, producing the protein MPRRYLLACLLVVSVTLLIFTLMNRSMLCELTIRRGNQAVAAKPSCTEK